CACGCGCCTTCTTGTATATAATGAGAACGGACGACTGTAAAATTTCACGGAGTTTTCAAGATGGACAACATTAATAAACCATgtgagaatttatttattttattcaatttattaaaacttactttttaatttatatcaGTGCTCTTATCTCCAGTAACCGTCAATCATAAAGTACACTCTATCGTCAAGTGACTGACGTAACCCCGGTGCAAATTTCATTACAGAATGGAACTATTGCTATGAAACGGCTTACGATTGGCGAAGCCATGAAGAATATGATCCCTGATTGGCCCGTTTGTTACTTCCTAAAAAACCGTGCTCGTGTGCTTCCCACCCGCTTTCCGATAAACCATAGGATCTGCCATTAAAATGCTCTGTACGAGTGAGGGGAAAATCAATACTTGTAACATTTTttgattctttatttttaattaattttttttttgtcatttggttgtcacacacaattacattaataatacgcgtgtttattagttaattaatttcctgtaGAGaatcagaggaaaaaaatacatttgatcGGTACAGAAACTAGGAGCCAATCAGAGCGTTGGTGCGAGCGCAGGAGGCGGGGTTTGTAGGAAAACAGGTGGGAAAACAAAATCTCTTAAGTCTCTCACGTTAGCAGCTTTctttggtggtggtggtggtgtgattcGGAAGAGTGGACCATGGCGGATTCTGTGGCTCTTTTTACTTCAATCGGACTCAGTGAGCAGAAAGCTAAGGAGACGTTGAAGAATGAGCAGCTCAGTGCAGCTCTCAGAGACGCTGTTACACAGGTACTGTAGAGAATCACAGCCGTTCAGGGGGGGGTGCGTCGCGTGCGTGCCCGCCTGCTTACACTCAGCTAGCTAGTTATGCTAACATCTGTCCTGTCAGCCTGCACTGTGCATTCAGATATTAAGAAAAGTGATATTCTGcaactgttaaataaaaaaatatatagtaagtGATAGGTTTTATTGACTGtcagtttcagttttttttttggttttaggcTGTGTGCTTTATCAACATTTAACTTTCACTTTCatacctttttatttatatacacacattatccTGCAATATAAAAATTGTTGATATAAATCACTTAAGTGtgacatatgaaaaaaaaaatcagggagGGGCAAAATTTTTCTTGGTactagtctgtgtgtgtgtgtgtatgtatggttGTTTATGAATTTTGGACTGAGGTCTTGCCTTTCACTTAAAATCTTTCTCATCATGAAGTGACAATGAATatcatttgttttaattttagggCGAAATATCAGTGATTTATGTTCATTTATGTAATATTACTGATTTAATACCAGAAATAAATATGAGCAATATATTTTCCTGTATATTAATTACTGGAGATTACATGCTCCTTAATGCTGATGCTCTGGTGATGAAATAAAGATATAGTATTACCTCACAGTATGacaaatgtttttaatgacgctgcctactgttacattcgCTGATCCTGTGACACGCCTGTGACACGCCTGTGACACGCCTGTGACACGCCGGTGACACGCCGGTGACACGCCGGTGACACGCCAGTGACACGCGATTTATATATGCATGTATGCGTggctatatatttaaaattaatagcTGCTTCCGTCGAGGGGTGCCACAGTGGATTATCCGATCCACACAACAACTAGGCATAGGCTTTATGCCAGATGCTCTCCCTCATCTAACCCTCATATTTAATCCGGGCTTGAGACACCTCGATgcgagcagctgaaagaccaacaacaatgaGGTAAATAATAGGGATGATAAATATccatatatatgaaaaaaacatgattaaataaattaataaatatgtgaTTTAGGGATGTAGCTATCGAATAATTTAGTAATCGAGTACTCTACCAAAAATATAATCGATAaatcgagtaatcggataaaatgtacttttgcttaattaaacagcaatgtaacttatataagagaaacaaagattaattgtttttctttttagaaaaatctacttttattttttaactgcatacagcattttatcaaaaataaacattgtcgtaattcacaatacaaggaataccTTAaaaccctatctcacctatgctgTTTGACTCGCAGTGAGATGCGGTGTTAAGCACCGTGATCCGCCGCAATTGCCCGCCTACGTCCTGCTGacgttccgcgaagttctgcaaggtccggcaaaaaaacattaaacatgtttttaagggGGCTTAAAAAAGGTTGAATTTTTCaggcggaaagatggaaacctaattgcagcgccaaaactcgcggtaaatcatgatgaaGCATTTTGTCAAAAGCGCGCTTTCAACatataattgcgcaaaaacataatgcaagcttttaaaattaattaaacgaAGCTGCGAGGCAaaagattttgcctcgatcatttcttgtaatcgaattactcgaTTTACTTGAGGGATCGTTTCAGCCCTAATGTGATTCCTTTTTTGTTACTGATTCACCAGATTGCATGaggtaaattttttatttttttttgtcttatagGCTAAAAACATGTTGGGATCCAGAGAAGTGGACAAAGCCATAGGGAACCTTCTGTACAGCATGGCGTCCCGTCTGCGAGACCTCAACCGCTTGCCTTACCTGACTGAGTACATCGTCAAACGCAAGATCACCACAGACCTACAGTTATCTGGTGTGCACCTAGTCCTGTGTTCGATCTTATTTCTCTTCTTAGAAGCATAGTACATCTTGTCATTAGACTTATTAGACTTTTAAGGTCAGCCCGGGATTtcgctagtgcttggataccatcaaggtagaaagttttctcagtaggcCAGAGttatgatcagactgcctgcttcacgtctgaaacgctgacCTCCCAGCAACACCTTTTCTGGCCCAAACATATGTAAATGGCTTGGAGGaaggtcaggactatatgggGGGAATGGCAGTCACTCCCAAATGAGTTCTTGTAATGTGCAGGTGgtattggtgaatgattgtgtctaCAGATCAAACAGATGCATCTTTTTcacaagtgaaaaaaatattaattgattttcaagaatcaggcattccacttgtTTATTGTTCACAGGAATTACTGCAATTGGCCTCATCCCACCCCAGCTAGGATCGCCGTTCTTGGACGTGCGGCCTTCTTAAAAATTTTCaccatgcaaatgttttacttacTAAGAGTCTTATCCCTGTACTGCATATGAAGTCTCCCGTAAATGTCAACTGGTTTTAGAcctttttcataaaaaattcaTTACAACTTcaggtttgacttaaccttctcCTGTAGATTTTATATGTATTCATTTTGTATCTGCAGCTGTCCAAAATTATTACCTTTAAGATAGATTTAGGCCAGGCTGTGGAGGGTAAAAGTGATATACAATGGCAtttaatagaaagaaaaaaaaaattctggattTCTAATAAGGGATAGTGGTCAAGTTTAGCTTGTAGtgctgaaaaacaaaagaacaagtACTTTGTTACGTTAACATtcaccaaattaaagaaatccAGTACAAAAGTATTAGACGCATAGTGATCTGTACGACCACATGTATCATTGATGGCAGTGTTATCATGAAAGTGATGTATGATTAGGTTTATAGACTAAAAGACTAAAGTACTGCTGTATCACACTTTTAGGTAGAAATGAAGCAAAGCTAAAACAGACTAACGTTTTGGTTGTCGTCGAGACTCTGaatctaaatataaaaattagaaATGCAAGCTcaagatggattttttttttttttctcttacccCTTTAACTTTAATCACTAAGGACACTGATGCTTAAGCCACAGCTGTTTAGCTTTGTTCTTCTCTTTGTTTGTAGCTGCACTGGACTTTGTGAAGAGCCACCCTGGGGATCCTATGGACAAAAAGGAGTTTGAGACTGCCTGTGGTGTGGGGATTGTTGTCACGCCGGAGCAGATTGAGGACACGGTAAGTCGTTTGGCTTTCAGCGTTTATTTTGgtgcgtctttttttttttcctttttgtttaaattcacCCTGATTTGATGTCAAGCAAAAGGAGGCCTACAGTAGGCCATTTCTGGGGACACTGAGCAAGGTgaagttagttttttttgtctggCTCATGTTATGAGCGATATGATCTAGATGTTTACACCTGTAAGAGAAATTGACAGTCTGCAATGTAAAGTGCAAATAACAAGCCAGGGAGTAATATTCTCATTCTCTAGcctaaaaaaaacttgaaagaaACCAAATGGCTTACAAAACATTAGATTATCCTACTGAAATGCGTAACTCGggaataaattatttgattaatttacaagatgtaTGGAGAAATTATTATTGTACAGCTTTTTCAGGGTCTGCAGGATcctcttgtttttctaaggattttttttcaacattttggcccttttgatttttaaataggctttaattgtttaaattaaatttcccCGAAACCACATGGCGCCAACCAATctcatcttttcgaactgcttgctcatgcaCTGTTAGGGGCGGCATAACACACTCGCATCAGCATTACCTGAGAACTCGCGATCTttggatgatagggcaagcactttatCACTGCACCACTTGAAGACCTTGCATTTTACATCCCTTGAAGTTTTCCAGTTCCCTACACAGTTTGCAGTTCTTTTTAAACCAAGCATTTTCACTTCCTGGGTTTTTAATtgcacttaacatggctgaatacAGCggaacctcggcatacaaatttaagaAGATACTTTTTAAGGCGAAAATTCGTATTGCTATACGCATTTACCCATCAGaaacaatgtaaatgcagataatctttTCCAGgcttccaaaaatattaccattattacAAAAACTCCCAATGAAAAATCAAGTGGCTTTTAAATGCATGCCGAAGGCAATGTTGGTTTTATGCATTGAATCCAGTGAAACCTCGGTTTAAGAACGCCCCTGGAGTACGAACAAATCTGTTATGCGACCAAAAAATTTACCCAAAATTTGTCCCTGTTCGTAAACTCCTCCTCAGAATACGACCCAGAAAAGCCTAAGCTGCTAAGGCATGAGTGCGTTGCCCAGCATTAGTTTTGCTCATTCCGCGGTTGCAGATAACACATGATAAAAGAATTTTGTCGTAGTGAAGTGATGTCCAAGCCTTTGCCGAGAAACATCATCCCAACAAAACTGTGTTGAACAGAGTGCTACGTCTATGGATGTATTTTTTGTGAAACCGGCAGCCACGTACGAACCAGAGatcaagaaacaaaaaagggaGGACACCCCTATAGGATAATTACCTAATGTTAATACGGAAGCTGAGTCTCCTTTCAAATACTAACTTCCTCCCCACCCATcttatcttcctctcctccaTTCCTTCACTTCAGGGAGTCTCCCTAAGAGAGGTGCGCAAACAATACATCCATTCACAATCCATTCTCCTGTACAGTTTACATGTATATTTACTGCTTTTTCATACTTTTTCATAATTTGTGATAAACAAAATCAATCAAAAGTTAAATATAGTTTATAGTTACGGAGAACGTATTAATTCTATTTGCCTGTATTCCTGtggaaaaaactaaatcagTATACAACCAGAACTTATGAACGAATTATGTTCGTGAACCGAGCTTACGCTTTATGCACAAGTTAGCCGGtgttcagtttgtttgtttgtatgctgaaaatgcttatCTATCCCCTGTGCCAGGATCCATCCCAATGGACAACATGCCTAGAGTTAACCaccaaaaccaaagaaaaaataccttgtctgtgttttaatgtaacacacacacagaatacttTACTCTGGGCTCTGAGGATTCATTCGTACATGTTTCATGTTTCCGCAGGTTGAGCTAATCATCAGAAAAAACAAGGAGCAGCTGTTGGCTGAGCGATACCGCTTTAACATGGGGCTCCTCATTGGTAAATGCCTCCTAAATATGTGGtatattagataaaggaagcgTGTCCATAGGTGATGTCTGTTACTTGGTAACTAACCCTGATCACTGATTCTCTAGGTGAAGCCAGAGCAGCTCTTAAATGGGCAGATGGAAAAATCTTAAAGAATGAAGTCGACATGCAGGTTAGTAAGCAGACGTTTATAATCTAAAAAAATGAGCTCAGCAGaggtttctttttaaattgtacTTTGTGCTCTACGTAGgtcttgcacctcctgggtcctAAAACTGAGGCGGACCTGGAGAAGAAACCCAAGGTATGtttgtggataaaaaaaaattattgcatttACAACTTTCTTTATAATTctaatgtagtgtgtgtgtgtattgaacAGGCAGCAAAAGCCAAACCAGCAGAGAAGGAATCGAAGCAGGAGAAGGTTGAGTCTGTGAGCGGTGAGTCACAGGAGCGCTTAAAACCATATCAGAAGAACACACTTACAGTTTACGATCGCTACCTTGTTGAGtcgtatatacactcacctaaagaattattaggaacaccatataATTACGGTgcttgaccccctttcgcctttagaactgccttaattctgcgtggcattgattcaagtCGACAACTACATTAACATTAAAGGTAAACTAAAGGTAACTAAAACTATTCAGCACGGCTGCACACATTCTGGATGATAAGAGGAATAAACAGTCTCCTAAAAATGTGTGATGTCTATATAAATGCGTTCGGTGCAGAGTTTTGATTGGTTATTTATTGTTCTGTGTGTTGCAAATTATAACAAGTAAGTATAGCAAGACAGCTGCATTTCAGATAaggtttttgccatttgtgagGGCCCCTTGATGCTAGTTGATGAATGGAAAATGTTTGCTCTTTAGTCGAGCATAGGCCACCATAATGgtttcagtttctttataatttgcATGAAAAATAGGAAAATCAAGTATATTACATATGTTGCCttccaataaataaaattatacttttCTCGATTCTTAATTGTATTTGTCCACTGCTgtttagaataattataaataagtaaataaataaacaatactaCACATGTATTTTTCTATGTCAGTTATACAGATTTTATTTGTCTGCTTGTCTATTACTTTGGTATCATTTGTCACTGTTGGGTGGAAAAAGGGTGTCTCATTCATTAGAAgctaaaatgtgtaaaaaaaaaaaaaataaaaaaaaaaattttgcacaTCTTGAAATCAAACCTAGCTACCAGCCACAAAAAAGGAGCATATGGTATTCCAAGCTATTCTTATATTCCTAGCTATATTTTCAATGATAGTTACTGTCCACTGGATATCTTGGAGGACCAGcaatctaaatattttttttattttatcattagattttatattttaaacttccGGGTTGTTCAGTGTAAAGTTTCTAAAATGAAAGAAACGTCTCTACTTCACAAGGTTAGGTTTCGCctccaaagttgctgctttcatttaaagttgtttttgcttaatgttttaattttttttatttcctatgtttctttttttttcttttttaagtttcaCTGGAATGTTTTTAATCATGTATGGGATCCCGGTGGTAACAGGAATCGAGGCattctaaaatgctaataaaatgaaaaaggctTCACAAGAATTATTAACATGCCAAAACACAGACCAAACCACACCTTAATCATAATGTTTGCTTTATGTTATGATTGTTTTTTGATAGTAGGCAGTAGTTACGACAAGTGTTATTTTTTCCACACCGTTGAATAAATATTTTCCATGAGTGCTGATGCCATGCTTTTTGCTAGGGGTTGTATTTAAAACACTAAAGATTTTTGTAGTATTGTATGGTGCAATGAAACAACAGACGTTGCATGCATTGGCTTAAATAGTGTATACAGAAATAAGTCTAAGTGGTTTTAAAATGCTGCACATTTTTATGTACGTTAAATACAAGCAGTGTTAAACTGCGttttttgtgcagaataacaaaacacagttatgagatttaacaactgcctttatttctctatataaccccctgctacacaagtgcacttatcccagtgtttcactagtacttggacaccatcaaggtagaaagttttctcagtacaccggaacCATGATCAGAACGCCTAATTCACATCTGAACCGCTGGTCTCTCAGGCACTCCtgtaatggcccaaacatgtggaaatggcttaggACTGTACCAACTGAGTTCgctaatgtgcaagtggtgttggtgaatgattgtgtgtacagtttccacagacagatgagtCTCTTCGACAAGTTGTTGACAAATTATTAGTTGATTCTTCAATGGTAAAAAATtgcactcactgaatgttcatgggaacgactgcagtggaccCTGAACCACTTcagctggaatttttttttttttttttttttttttttagggcttTTTTTTGACCGGTTGAGGTAGACTTAGTTTCTAGTGCGTTGCTCATTGTATGATGTGGTACAGATGACCAATCAGTGCTGCTAGGTACCAAGAACCAGTACTAGTCAGCTATGTGGAGAAGTGGGAAAAGGCTGGTTTGTAAAAAGCAATTTAGGTCTGTATCATTAATGGGGAAATTTATtgctaattgtgtgtgtgtgtgtgtgtagattttaAGATGGAGGGGAAATCTCTGATGGAGCAGCTGAGAGGTGAAGCTCTTAAATTCCATAAACCAGGTGAGACTGAAAGCCCTTGTGCTTCCCTTAAACATCAGTATCCAAAATACTCCACTGTTAAGAAAACACTTCTCATTAAAGAATCTAACATATGTTTAATAAGTAATAAGCTGTGCAATGCCTATATAACAAAGTCGAGGGTGCTGTTATCTCTTTTTAGGTGAGAATTATACTACTGAAGGATATGTCGTAACACCAAACACCATGGACCTACTGAAACAGCACCTGGAGCTTACCGGaggacaggtgtgtgtgcgcttgtagCTGACTGGGCTTAGGAAGACATTACACCATTCCGGTTACACTACTTTATAATTGatctttgtgtttctttttttattgttatttttttcggTAGGTTCGAACTCGGTTCCCTCCTGAACCAAACGGCATCCTCCACATCGGACACGCCAAGGCGATTAACTTCAATTTTGGTTATGCTAAGGTACAGCAGCTTTGCATTCAAATGTATGCGCATGTTGAgacttcatttatatatatatctatatatttttttataaacctttACTTTGCCTGTTTCTGTAGGCAAACAATGGCATCTGCTTCCTCCGCTATGATGATACAAATCCtgagaaagaggaggagaaaTATTTCACCGGCATTAAAGACATGGTGGAATGGCTCGGTCAGTCTTCGCCAGCAGGCTTAAGTTTTGCATTAAACACATCACTGATGGCTCTGAGCCCAACATAAAACACCAGTCAAAAGTCGCACCTTTAAATTCAATGTTTATTCTGTATTAGTGATTTTCTTTCTATACTCTAGAACAGTACTGGAGattttaaactatgaaataactccaggtgcattaggtaattactgtaagtaacaacaacagcagtcGGTTGATATTTTAAGACTGTTAAGATATTTTAAGCTGTTCTGGTAtatttcttgcaagaacattatTGTCAATGGCATTTTTGAAACCTATAAAGCACCATGTTGAAACTATTCTCATTATCTTAGACACACCCTTTCTCAAGAAAGTGTCAGTTTTGGATTTGGATCAACAGTGTAGGAAATGAGGTTTATGTATGAAGTTGAATTTTAAGTAGGTTTAagtagatgtgttttttttttttttttttttttttttaaatacaatttattttttgtgcatgttttttcagGCTATAAGCCATATGCTGTTACTCATGCCTCTGACAACTTCGGGCGTCTGTATGAACTTGCTGTTGAGCTTGTTCGCAGGTAAATGCACACGTacctacacacccacacagcaTAAAAGGCTTTTAAAGTTAGGATTGCCGAAGGCTGTCTATAGCGTTTctatgtttgtaaactggtaaTGCAATGAACATGAATTAACATATCCCTCTTCAGTATGAAGTACAACCTCACTTTGGCTTGTGTATACAAATACAGCTTGTAAATACAGCTTTAAATCTTCTGTCTTTATAAACTCTCTATTTTCCCagggtgatgtgtgtgtgtttctttatatatatctCAATATATCACTCTGTATAAGAGTGCACATGTCATATTGTactgagagaaagtgagagcTGTTATTGTGAAGATTTTGGATTTGGTGAACATGGCCATCATCTATAAAcaagttattaaatatatagtcTTTTTCGCTAAGGATATCTTAGTCGGTATTCTATTTTCTTCTTACGTTTGggaacattttgtcatttttacagcctttgttttgttctttctttaagTGTGATGTTAATTTGCATTGTACGTGTCCTTGCACATTAGGGGTCACGCGTATGTCTGCCACCAGCGCGGCGAGGAGCTGAAGGGCCACAATGTGCCACCCTCACCATGGAGGGACCGACCTGTGGAGGAGTCTCTCGTTCTTtttgaaagaatgaaaaaaggcATGTTTGCAGAAGGAGAGGCAACACTCCGCATGAAGATGGTCATGGAAGATGGCAAAATGGATCCGGTGGCTTACCGCATCAAGTACACGCCTCACCACAGAACTGGTGACACCTGGTACGAACACGTCACAGTGATCCTtatgcactttttaaataaacagaatcCGCTGtgattaatttttctttttttctttttgcaggtGTATATATCCTACATATGACTACACCCACTGCCTGTGTGACTCGATcgaacacatcacacactcgcTGTGCACCAAGGAGTTTCAGTCTAGGTTTGTGCAGCAGGGCATACTTCTGAGCAGTTCATAATAGTGgacttaaaaatacaaatactttGAGTTCCCTAAACATATTGTTGGCTCCAAAAGTCTGAGAGCATGGGTAATAATGCTCCTTTTTGCATTCTTTTCTATACTAAtctaaatataacatttatatcaCTAAAAATAACTTAATTGGAAATTAGAATCTTTGAGAAAACTTTCttccttaatggtatccaagaacTGTTGAAACACTAAGTGCATTGGTGTAgaaaggggattatatagagacataaggGTAATCTTtctttactctcataactgtgttctcttattctgttcaatcaaaagtcccagtttgacttgaacacttttCATAGAAAAAACACTCATTCCCATTAGAGCAGTGAATCATATATAGCTTTATTTCTTACAggctttaaaattttaagaacTTCTTAAAGTGTCAAACATTGAAATGCTTTGTAACTCTTCCTGGTGTTTGTTTAAATATCATCTCTCGTACAAAGCGAAATACAAGTGCTTTGTAATTTCTGCAAAAGCTGTGATATATTTTCCAGgaattttattagtttaagagttgtaaatatatgtaaatatacacaGATCTAACTCCCAGAGTGAAATGTAGTGGTGGTATCATGTTAAGAGGTTCCCTTGGTTGCTTTTCTCTTTCTATTACTTTGTCATTGACTGACTTTTGGTGGATGGCCTCCTCTATGCAGATGTACTATTCAGccatatttttaagattttaaacaatTCTCTTGTTTCTAAACACGATTCTCTTATGTTTGTTGACCTAAAAAGATCTGTTCTCTCTCAACCTTAGACGCTCATCATATTTCTGGCTGTGCAATGCTTTGGACGTGTACTGTCCTGTGCAGTGGGAGTATGGCAGACTTAACCTCACCTACACGGTCGTCTCCAAGAGGAAGATCATCAAGCTGGTGGAGACGGGGACCGTCAGGTAAGATGAATTACTACTACTGTTTTTCTCTGTAATTTCTTCATCTTGTAACCATACAGTGCAGTCTATAGGATTTAGGATTATCCTGTACAATATAGTgtcttttatacttttattatttgggGTATTATAAAATGTGTAGTATGAAGTCAATGGGAATTGGAGTTTCATCATCAACTCATTTGTCATTTGACTGTTTCTGTAGAGATTGGGACGACCCACGCCTCTTCACTCTCACTGCTCTCAGGAGACGTGGCTTTCCTCCTGAGGCCATCAACAACTTCTGTGCACGTGTAAGAAAAATCCAGGctatattttctcttttatgcATGAATATGttcaaaccttttaaaaaacatcaagcaaataaaaatcCCATTCATTTAGGTGGGTGTGACCGTTGCCCAGACAACCACTGAGCCTCATTTGTTGGAGTCTTGTGTGAGGGATGTGCTTAACGACACTGCACCGAGGGCCATGGCTGTCTTGGAACCTCTCAAAGTGACCATCACCAATTTGCCTTCTAATGCCAAGGTATTCGCACAACTTAAGATCTGTGATTAAAATGTTTCCTACTGAATAGAATTGTAACTCAGACTTACTTACATCTCCCAGACTCAGATTCATGTTCCGGATTTCCCTGCGGATGAGAGTAGGGGTAGCCATGTGGTTCCCTTTTCCAGAACAATTTTCATTGAGCAGAGTGATTTTAGAGAGGTAAGTGTgtaagaaatgtaaatgtaaatttttttatataaacttgtAGATGTGTGtcctaaaattaattttttttttctgttaggtAATTGAGAAGGGCTATAAGCGTCTGACTCCTGAACAGCCAGTAGGCCTTAGGCATGCTGGCTACATCATCTCTGTGCAGCGTGTCATCAAGGTGAACCATGAcctaaaaatcattttcaattggtttatgttccatttttttttgtactacaAAGTGGTTGAATATaagaatattttgtttatttatttttttgttgtgaaTTTCAAAGATGTGTAAAGAAGCCTGAATATTAAACCCCAAAAGCAGAGAGTGCACATTgattagacctttttttttaatgacaagaGTTTCAGCTACCAAGAGCCAGGGTTATCTGTTAACCCAGTTATCTGTTAATGTTGCTTGTCCTGGCATAGAAGAGGGTTTGTAGAGAAAACCACATACCGTCATGAgaaaataaagtgtttaaaacaaGTTCACTATGTAGCTGTGTGGCAATAACTACCAGCCAAATTTCTGTTATTTGGACCGTACTGTGCTCCAATTTTTCCGTAAATGTCAATTGATTTCATGTCTTCATTCTTCAGAAATTtagtcaaaagtcctggtttgacttgaatgtcccaTGTGGAAAAATAGCATTGATTTATAGCTAAGGTTAGCATTCTATCTGAGCTAATGCTAAAGAAATTTAATACATGTCTGCTGAACAATCAGATTAGATGATTCTGTTTCACTGTGTTATAAATAGAATCAGCACACACTGAAGTGCGTGATTTTAAGATTATCTTGCTTTAATAGAACACTTTTTGGGCATGTGCTTATGACAGGATGACGGTGGTAAAGTGGTAGAGCTGGAGGTGACGTGCACAAGCTCAGACTCTACTGAGAAACCCAAAGCCTTTATCCACTGGGTCTGTGATCCCCTGCAGTGTGAAGTGCGCCTCTATGAACGACTGTAAGTGTGTACTTGCCTGCAATATTAAAACCACATAAACACATTATGTAAATCACAAAAATTTATGTACAATCCACATGTAATACCAGGTAATGATGTGATGTTTTATCAAATATTTTCTAATTGGAGACAACATGTCTGTATTTTGATAGCTTC
This region of Clarias gariepinus isolate MV-2021 ecotype Netherlands chromosome 9, CGAR_prim_01v2, whole genome shotgun sequence genomic DNA includes:
- the qars1 gene encoding glutamine--tRNA ligase codes for the protein MADSVALFTSIGLSEQKAKETLKNEQLSAALRDAVTQAKNMLGSREVDKAIGNLLYSMASRLRDLNRLPYLTEYIVKRKITTDLQLSAALDFVKSHPGDPMDKKEFETACGVGIVVTPEQIEDTVELIIRKNKEQLLAERYRFNMGLLIGEARAALKWADGKILKNEVDMQVLHLLGPKTEADLEKKPKAAKAKPAEKESKQEKVESVSDFKMEGKSLMEQLRGEALKFHKPGENYTTEGYVVTPNTMDLLKQHLELTGGQVRTRFPPEPNGILHIGHAKAINFNFGYAKANNGICFLRYDDTNPEKEEEKYFTGIKDMVEWLGYKPYAVTHASDNFGRLYELAVELVRRGHAYVCHQRGEELKGHNVPPSPWRDRPVEESLVLFERMKKGMFAEGEATLRMKMVMEDGKMDPVAYRIKYTPHHRTGDTWCIYPTYDYTHCLCDSIEHITHSLCTKEFQSRRSSYFWLCNALDVYCPVQWEYGRLNLTYTVVSKRKIIKLVETGTVRDWDDPRLFTLTALRRRGFPPEAINNFCARVGVTVAQTTTEPHLLESCVRDVLNDTAPRAMAVLEPLKVTITNLPSNAKTQIHVPDFPADESRGSHVVPFSRTIFIEQSDFREVIEKGYKRLTPEQPVGLRHAGYIISVQRVIKDDGGKVVELEVTCTSSDSTEKPKAFIHWVCDPLQCEVRLYERLFLHKNPEDTSEVPNGFLSDINPHSMQVIESALIDRSVSKAKVFDKFQFERVGYFSLDSDSTADKLVFNRTVTLKEDPGKI